The following are from one region of the Oscarella lobularis chromosome 3, ooOscLobu1.1, whole genome shotgun sequence genome:
- the LOC136184269 gene encoding palmitoyltransferase ZDHHC3-A-like, with protein MAFLSGQDGLWFVWDPCGIICVAFTYGLIVFADIILLVTVILPSPTAFMALAYLVFHLLTFLAVASHMRAMLTDPGAVPRESISAEAVQVRNSQGENLRHCRTCQTIKPIRAHHCSICHRCIRKMDHHCPWVNNCVGENNQKFFVLFTFYIFVISIFALAMGVYTMIQCVSSDFQGCGVLSRGASFLFLVLLLFESVLFALFTLIMCLTQLHAICTDETYIEQLKREEKKRRASLVENLECVFGGKASLQWLSPFTRPPCYLRKREPRLLHEV; from the exons ATGGCGTTCTTGAGCGGCCAGGACGGCCTCTGGTTTGTCTGGGATCCGTGCGGCATCATTTGCGTAGCTTTCACTTATGGTCTCATCGTTTTCGCTGACATTATTCTGCTTGTGACCGTCATTCTGCCGAGTCCGACCGCTTTTATGGCGCTCGCCTATCTCGTCTTTCACCTCTTGAcgtttctcgccgtcgcgtctcACATGCGAGCTATGCTAACTGATCCT GGTGCGGTTCCGCGCGAATCGATCAGCGCGGAAGCGGTTCAAGTGAGAAATAGCCAGGGCGAAAATCTGCGTCACTGTCGAACATGTCAAACGATAAAACCTATTCGAGCACATCACTGCAG TATCTGCCACCGCTGTATAAGAAAGATGGATCATCACTGTCCCTG GGTTAACAATTGCGTTGGAGAAAACAATCAGAAATTTTTCGTGCTTTTTACT ttttaTATATTTGTTATATCTATCTTCGCTCTTGCTATGGGAGTCTACACAATGATCCAATGTGTGTCAAGTGATTTTCAGG GCTGTGGTGTGCTCTCGCGCGGCgcatcgtttctctttcttgttctccttcttttcgaaTCCGTCCTTTTTGCTCTCTTCACTCTCATCATGTGCTTGACTCAACTCCATGCAATATGCACTGACGAAACG TACATAGAACAGCTgaaacgagaagagaagaaacgaagagcaTCTCT CGTGGAAAATCTTGAATGCGTTTTTGGTGGCAAGGCGTCACTCCAGTGGCTCTCTCCTTTCACAAGGCCACCCTGCTATCTTAGGAAACGCGAACCCCGGCTTCTCCACGAAGTTTAA